A part of Deinococcus aerolatus genomic DNA contains:
- a CDS encoding sensor histidine kinase yields MLPTSPPERFALAAFDALLANIAIIDGTGVIVAVNRSWTVFACNNGGTGEDLGTNYLRVCDAAQGEDSGDARAISAGIRAVMAGELRLYELEYPCHTATEQRYFLARVTRFEQDGECFALVAHEDITRRKLAELEVTSLNASLERRVLERTKALEASEEILQSVNRELVNRNEELSQFVYVASHDLQEPLRTLGAYTDILRHRYRGKQLDERADGYLDHITEQVGRARRLVRDVLALTTVSEDAPRTATDLGELSRKVLADLPWPSDAELQISELPPVWANPPQMRQLLDNLLGNALKFHGAAPLRIELSAEPDGKLHLFTLRDNGIGVALEHAEKVFGMFQRLHGRTATGGNGIGLAVCRRIVERHGGRIWIEANAQGGTDLRFTLPAVQDTAVLETEQPGPDTQVPAR; encoded by the coding sequence ATGCTCCCCACCTCGCCGCCTGAACGCTTTGCACTGGCGGCTTTCGATGCCTTGCTGGCCAACATCGCCATTATCGACGGGACCGGAGTCATCGTGGCCGTCAACCGGTCCTGGACGGTCTTTGCGTGCAACAACGGCGGAACTGGCGAGGATCTGGGGACCAACTACCTGAGGGTCTGCGACGCGGCGCAGGGGGAGGACAGCGGCGATGCCCGCGCCATCTCGGCGGGAATTCGGGCGGTGATGGCCGGTGAACTGAGGCTCTACGAGCTGGAATATCCCTGTCACACGGCCACCGAGCAGCGGTATTTCCTGGCCCGCGTGACCCGCTTCGAACAGGACGGGGAGTGCTTTGCCCTGGTGGCCCATGAGGACATCACCCGCCGCAAACTGGCGGAGCTGGAGGTCACGTCCCTGAACGCCTCGCTGGAGCGGCGCGTCCTGGAACGCACGAAGGCCCTGGAGGCCAGCGAGGAGATTCTGCAGAGCGTGAACCGCGAACTGGTCAACCGCAACGAGGAACTCTCGCAGTTCGTGTACGTCGCCAGCCACGATCTGCAGGAGCCGCTGCGGACGCTGGGGGCCTATACCGACATCCTGCGCCACCGCTACCGGGGCAAGCAACTCGACGAGCGTGCCGACGGCTACCTGGACCACATCACCGAGCAGGTGGGCCGCGCCCGCCGACTGGTGCGCGACGTGCTGGCGCTGACCACCGTCAGCGAGGACGCCCCGCGCACCGCGACGGATCTGGGGGAACTGTCCCGGAAGGTACTGGCGGACCTGCCGTGGCCGTCAGACGCCGAACTGCAGATTTCCGAGCTGCCGCCGGTCTGGGCCAACCCACCCCAGATGCGGCAGCTGCTGGACAATCTGCTGGGCAACGCCCTTAAATTTCATGGGGCCGCGCCGCTGCGGATCGAGCTGAGTGCCGAGCCGGACGGCAAACTGCATCTGTTCACGCTGCGCGACAACGGCATCGGGGTCGCGCTGGAACACGCCGAGAAGGTCTTCGGCATGTTCCAGCGGCTGCACGGGCGCACCGCCACCGGGGGCAACGGCATCGGGCTGGCGGTGTGCCGGCGGATCGTGGAGCGCCACGGCGGCCGCATCTGGATCGAGGCCAACGCTCAGGGCGGCACCGACCTCCGGTTCACCCTGCCCGCGGTTCAGGACACGGCGGTTCTGGAGACGGAACAGCCCGGGCCTGACACTCAGGTGCCGGCCAGGTAG